The following nucleotide sequence is from Alphaproteobacteria bacterium.
AGGATGCCGATCCACATGATGCCGCTGGCGACATGCAGCCAGCGCCAGGCAAAGCTCCAGAAAGCCGTCCCTTCAAAGTCGCCGTAGCTGTAATACATGACAAACAGAAGAATCAGGATTACCAGCCCCGCAATAATCGTTTTCGTCAGGTCTTGAAGGATTGCGCCCATATCTCTACCACCCCCTATTGTTTTCTATGACGTTGAGCCACAACATATGGAACTTGTGCCTAATTATTATGCGGACGGTGCGACAAATTGTACAGTCGCATGTAACGGATAGGTAACGGCCTTACCACACGGCGGTTACGCGGCCTGATTCCTGTCAGGGCATGCCGCGTACGGCGCCGGACGGGAAGATGCTGTGGTACCGCATTGAATTTCCAGAGGAATTGATGCCGGAAGAGGTGGATTCATACTGCGCGGATCTTGTGCGAAAGTATGATTCGGACCGGTATCTACTCACCATGATGGCGCCTGTGTCGCGCCGCGCCGCGTTACTGGCTGTTTACGCCTTCAATGTTGAAATTGTACGAATTCGCGAATCAGTGTCGGAAAGCATGCTGGGCGCCATTCGACTGCAGTGGTGGCGCGATGCGATCGACGCGCTGTATTCGGGTCGGGGGCCTGCCCACGCGGTCATCCGTCCGCTGGGTGAGGCCGTCGAACGGCATGGATTGTCGCAGGATCTGTTCCATCGTGTCATCGACGGCCGGGCGGCCGACCTGGACAGTACGCAGCCGGCGACGCTCGACGGTCTTGTGGCTTATGCGGACGAGACATCGACGCCGCTAATCCTGCTGGCGCTGGAAATCACGGGCCAGCGCGAGGATCTGTCCGCAGTGGCTTCGGACGCCGGGGTCGCCTGGGCGCTGACCGGGCTTGTCAGGGCCATACCGTTTCATTTGCGAAATGGTTGGAACTGCCTGCCGGTGGATGCTTGCGCGCGGCACGGCTTTGCGGTGCAGGACTTGCCGGCGGCGGCGGCGCAGGAGAAACTGTCGCGGGTTGTCTGCGACATTTCGGAATACACCGGCCAACGGATCGCCGCGGCGCGTTCGGCGCGCGGCCGTCTGACACGCGCCGGACTGCCGGCGTTGCTGCCCGTATCCTTTGCCGCCGCTTACCAGCGCCGTCTCGAAAGAGTCGGATTCAATCCATACGATGCCCGCATGGCGGGGCCGCCGCCGATGATCGCATGGCGGCTGCTGCTGCGCCTGCTATCGGGTCGGTATTGACAGGACTCCCGTTTCAGCCTGGTCGACGCCAAGCCAGGCGGCGAGATCGGTGAGGGCGCGCTGGGAATAGCCGGCGCGGCGCTCCCGCCGGCCCTTGCGGCGGCGCTGGTTCTTTTCCAGCACGTCCAGCGGTGGAAACAGGCCAAAATTGACGTTCATCGGCTGGAAGGTATCGTCCGACGCGCCGCCGGTAATATGCGCCAGCAGGGCGCCCAGCGCGGTGGTCGGCGGCGGCGGGACCGGCGCGTCGCCCCGCTGTTCGGCGGCGGCGAACCGGCCGGCGAGCAGGCCGCATGCGGCGGATTCCAGGTATCCCTCGACGCCGGTGATCTGCCCCGCGAAGCGGAGGCGGGGCATTTGCGCCAGGCGGAGCGTCCCGTCCAGCAGGCGGGGGCTGTTGAGGAAGGTATTGCGGTGGATACCGCCAAGCCGTGCGAATTCCGCCGATTCCAGGCCGGGGATGGTCCGGAAGATGGCTTTCTGGGCGCCGTGTTTCAGCTTGGTCTGGAATCCGACCATGTTGTAAAGCGTGCCCAGCGCATTGTCCTGGCGCAACTGCACCACGGCGTGGGCGCGCCGGCCGGTATGCGGGTCGGTCAGGCCGATGGGCTTCATCGGGCCGAAGCGCAGGGTATCCTCGCCGCGTTCCGCCATGACCTCGATCGGCAGGCAGCCCTCGAAATAGGGCGTGTCCTTTTCCCAGTCGTGGAATTCGGTAACGTCGCCGGCGCGCAGCGCGGCGATGAACGCCTTGTATTGCGCTTCGTCGAGCGGGCAGTTGATGTAGTCGGCGCCGTCGCCCTTGTCGTACCGGGACTGGAACCAGGATTTCGAGAAATCGATCGACTCACGGTGGATGACCGGCGCGATGGCGTCGAAGAAGGCGAGGGAATCCTCGCCGGTGAGCTGGCGGATCGCCTCGCTGAGCGGCGGCGCGGTCAGGGGGCCGGTGGCGACGATGACGGACGACCACGACGCCGGCGGCAGGCCTGAAATCTCTTCACGGGCGATGGTGACAAGCGGTTCGGCCTCGAGGCGTCGGGTCACCGTATGGGAAAAGGCGTTGCGGTCTACCGCCAGCGCCCCGCCGGCCGGGACCCGGTTGAAGTCGGCCGCCGCCATGATCAGCGAATGGCAACGCCGCATTTCCTCGTGCAGCAGGCCGACGGCATTGTGTTCGGCATCGTCGGACCGGAAGGAGTTGGAACAGACCAGTTCGGCAAGGCCGTCGGTCTGATGCGCATCCGTGCCGCGAACGGGCCGCATTTCGTGCAGTATTACGGGAATGCCGGCGTGGGCCAGTTGCCAGGCCGCTTCCGAGCCGGCGAGGCCACCGCCGATGATGTGAACAGGTTCCAGGGCGTTTCGTCCGATTTGTCCTGTTGCAGGGGCGGGGAATCTAGCGGTTTATATAAAGATTACAAAAAAGAAAAAGCCGGCTTCGGTTTCCCGAAGCCGGCTTCGTCTCAATATCGTCTTACCGACCGTAGATGACCATTTCGCCGCGTTGTCCGGTGAAAATTCCCGGCCCTTTCGGATCCCGCGGATCGCCCCGCTGTGCTTCCGGAAGGTACGGTTTGTACGGAATTTTCTGGCACGCAGTCGCCGCGATGGATATCGCCGCCGCCATTGTCAGAACCGTACAAACCCGTTTCACGTTGAACTTCCTCTTTCCGGTCGATTGTTATACGGCTCAGAAGCTGATGCGCATACCAGCCGTTACGATGTCGATATCGTCGATGGAGACACCGGTACGTTCAGCCGCGAAGTTGTGGTAAGCGGCATAGACCTCGGCGCCAAGGGGTTCGACCACCTGGACAACACCGAGGCTCCAACGCTCGCCCTCGTCGTTCGTGGCGTTGTCGGTTTCGTTCTGGCTCCAGTCAATGGCAAGACGGGTCTGGCCAAGTTCGGTTGCGTTGAACATGTAACCGACCTTGACGTAGAGCCGGTCCTGGTCAGTCGTATCGGCATCACGATCGGCCGCGCCAACCATGAAGTTGAGACCCATCGGAAGCAGAACACCGATCGAACCATTGATCGTATCGCTATCGAGGTCGGGAGTGGCGGGAGTGTTGGTGCCGTTGCCGTCCTTGAGGCGGTCATACGCGATTGCCGCCTTGACCTTTACGCCGCCGAAATCGCCGCCGTAGTTGAGGCCGTAGTTCTGGTTATCTTCATTGGCCAACGACGTCACAAACTGGAAGCCACCGAACACCGGCGAGTCGTACCGGATACGATCCGTACGGCCAGCGTCAAGATTGCTGAAGATTGAGCCAGTGACGCCGCTGTTGGCGCCGGTTGCCGAATTCTTGAACGGTTCGGCGCCGATCATGGCGTTACCCGCCGTCTGGACCAAGGTCGTTCCGGACATATCCGCCCTGCCGTGATAACCGTCAGTCGCGAGACTGCCGTCACCGAGGGAGAACGTCCCCATGGACTTGCTCGACAACGCAAGTGTCATCTGCCGAACCCTGAATGTGTCCTGATCGTTCGTCAGATCATTGGAGTCAATCAGTTGATCGCTGGAACTGTTTTCACCGAGTTCGATGGTCGTCCTGACGCTGAGATCGTCCGAGATATTGCCGGTGCCAACGAAGCGGAACCGCGTTTCAGATTCGCCGTTCCCCGAGAAGATCACGGCGCTGCTTTGGCCATTGTCCCTGTACTGCATCATCTGGTTGACATGACCGGAGACAACGAGATTCATTGTCTTCTTGCTGCGGGCGACATACTGGCCACCGCCGGACTTTTCGAGCGCCTGAACGCGCTTTTCGAGTGCGCCGATGTCCTGCGCCGAAACCGACGAGGCGGCCAGGGCGGCAACCGCGGCAAGTGCTGTGCTGCTGAGCAGCTTCACACGTAATTGCATTACTTCCTCCATACTGATCATTTAAAAACGAACGTTGACTTCCCTCAAATCGAACAACCCGAAGTATTGGATGTTGCTCAGCTTGCAAGCTTTGACTTTGAGCATGATCAGTGTGGAATAGTGAACATGTTCAGAAGGCAAGCGGCTCATCCAAGCTCCGATACCGGTTGATCTGTCGAGAACCTATTCTTTGGGCAGGCGGGGTGTCAACGAAAGCGGGAGGTATGGCGGTATTAAGCTGGCGCTTGTTGCATTATTGCAACATGGCGCTTTGCCCCGCTTTAAAAGGTTAATGCGCGCCGGGGTGCTGAAGGGCCGCAAAATTGTGCTCTAAGTATTGGGTACGACATCGAATGCGATACTGTAGCGTTTCTCCGGGCTGTCGAAGGGAAGCGTGCGATGGCCGAAATATGATGGAAATAAAACGACCAGGCCTTCCCTTGGCTGGATTACCCGTGTCCTGGGGTCGCGGGTCGTGGGAATGGAATAAAGGCTGCGGCCGAATTCGATGCATCCGGCATTTTCCCGCGCCTGTCCCGCGTCCAGTGGCGGCAGCGATGGATAGTAGGTGCCGCTGAGCCAGCCGGTCGGGTGGAAATGCGTGTCATGGAATCCGTCTGAATCCATGATATTCGCCCATACTTCCAGATGGTGGTCTTGCGGGGGAGACTGCAGGAAGGGGTGCGACGGGTCGGCATCCACCACGGCCTGGTATTGCGCAATGGTCCCCAGGATCATTTCCTCGAAATCCGCGAAGGGGCCTTTCTCGCCGTCCAGCAGTTCCAGTGTGGCCTGCCCGTTATTGAGCGAGCGATTGGTTTTTGAATGATAAAGTGTAGGATGATTGCGGATATGCTCGCAAAGCGCCCGGTTGAAGGCGCCGATATCCCTGTATCCGTCCGGCGGGGCCAGATCGAAGCACCGGACAAGGGAATCGGCGTCCAGCAGGTATTGCGCTTCCGCGGCGCAGCCCATTTCGTTCAGCGCTGTCGATTTGAAAGCCAGCGCGGCGCAATGTCCCGGATCGCCGGCAAGAATCATGTCGCAGGTTTCCAGCGCCGCCCGGTGGTTCCGGTCGCAGAGATACGCAATGGTCAGGGTGATCAGGTTTTCCGCCGACGGCGGCGCCAGCGCGATCGCCGCTTCGCCGACCGCCACCGCTTCCGCCGTCCGGCCGGACAGGGCGAGCGCATGGGTAAGGTCGAAGCGCGCCTTCAGGTCGTCGGGCGCCAGTTGCACAACGCGATTCAGGGCCCTGGCGGCCTCGGCATGGTCGCCGGTCTTCAGGCAGGTGTCGCCGATGCTGCGAATGGCGCTCCGATGTTCGGGCGACAGCGCGACGGCGCGTTCAAAGGCCCGCAGCGATTCATCGAGGCGGTTCATTCGGCCCAGCAGCGAACCCAGATTGACCTGGCAATCCGCGGAATCGGGTTCGAGTTCGATGGCCCGCCGGTAACAGGCCTCGGCTTCTTCCAGGCGCCCGGCCTGCTGCAGCGCGCCGCCGCAGTTCATGTGCAGGATGCCGGTGTCGGGGCTCAGCGCGATGGCTTTCCTGAAAACCCCGACGGCATCGTCGAACGCGCCGGTCTGGACACAGGCATAGCCGAGGTTATGGAGTGTCGGCAGGTCGTCGGGCCGCCGTTCGAGCGAAGCCCGAAAGCATGATATTGCCGCATCGAACTTCCCCTGCTGTCCATAAACCAGGCCCAGTTCCGCATGGGCTTCGCCATCGTCGGGGGCGATTTCGATGGCCCGGCGCAGCAGGTCTTCCGCCGGTCCTTGCGCGCCGGTCCGAAAACAGCACAGCGCGAGCAGGCGCAGGGCTTCGGGGATATCGCGGTCCCGGGTCAGGATACGGATACAGGACTCCTCGGTATCGCGAAACAGTCCGGCGTGGAACTGCTGGCCGGCATCCGTCAGGTCCCTGGCGGTTGCGCCGGAGCGGCTGCGCCCGCTGTCACCGCCAGACCGGCTGACCGGCTGGCGCAACAGCTTCCTGATAAAGGAATCGCGCTGGCGCCGCCGGCGTTTGTCGCTGATTCTCCCCGCCATCCCGATGGCTGCCTTCACACTCCTTCAGGTAAACCGCGCGACAGCCTAGACAGTGAGGTATTGCACTGCAAGGATCGGGTGGCATTGATATTCCTCAAGTGGCGGACGGCAATGTCAGTACGAAAACAGATCGAGCGGATAAGGGCGCTGGCCGCGGCGGGCGATTTCGCGGGCGCCTGTGCGCTGGGCCGTTCGGTATATACGAAAAATCCGGCGAATATCCCCCTCGGCCTTATTTATGCCCAGGCGCTGCTGGGCGGCGGCGACAATGGCGCGGCGGCGGATGTGCTGGCGAAAATGACGGGCAACCGCAAGGCGCCGGCCGATGTCTTCCTGATGCGGGCCCATGCGCTGATGCAACTGCGGCGGCTCGATGAGTGCCTGGAAACGGTGATGTCCGGTCTGAAGAAATTCCCCGACCATCCTGATCTGCTGAACAATGCGGGCGTGTTGAACGATATGCTGAAACGTCCCGCCGGAGCGGAAACCTGTTTCCGGCAACTGACCCGGGTGCAGCCCCGGCGCGGCGGCGCGTACCTCGGCCTCGGCAACGCCTTGCGGCAGCAGGGCAGGTATGACGACGCCCTGCAGGCCTATGAAACGGCCGTCGCGCTGGAACCGGGGAACCCGGCGCCGCAGGTCAACCGGGCCAATATGCTGGGACAGATGGGAGAAGGGGCGCGCGCGCAGGCCGCCTACCGGGAAATCCTGCAACGCTTTCCCCAGCGCAAGGACGTCCTGTCGAATTTCGCGGCCTCGCTGGCGAATTCGGGGGACCATGCCGGCGCGGCGGAACTGTACGAATCCTATATCGAATCCCGCCCCGATGATTTTGACGCCAATCTTTCCTGGGGAAAGGCGCTGCTGAAATCGGGTAACGCGGCGGCGGCCGAAACGGTTTTCGCGGCGATGGCGAGCGCCTGGCCCGACCGGACCGGGATCTGCCCCGAACTGATCAATGCCTGTCTGAAAAACGGCGCGGAGGCGCTGGCCCGAGAATACCAGGCGATGTACCGGGTAAAATTCCCGGCCTCCGCCGATGTTTATTCCTGCGACACGATCCTGGATGCGGCGTCGGGCGGCAGGGATACGGCCCTGAACGAGGTCCGTTACGACGCCGATATCCAGGCGGCTGAAATCGCCGTGCCGGACGGCTATGCGGACGGGGAGTCCTTCTGGGACGCCGTCTGCGCCGCGGTCTATGCGCATCCCAGCCTGCGGGAATCGCCGCCGGAACATGCCACGCGCGAGGGTTTCCACAGCGACAACCTGGCGGAGGAACCGGTGGCGCCGGCCCTGCGGGACCTGATCGCCGCGATAGAAGACAATGTCCGCGACTATGCGGCGCGGCGGGCTGATGCGGGCAATCCGTTCTTCGACAACCTGTCCCTGGAGGGGAACCTGTTCCGCATGTGGGCGGTCGTGATGCGGCGGGGCGGCCATCAGGAAGCGCATATCCATCCCAGTTCGCGGATCAGCGGCGTCGTCTATGCGAAAGTGCCGCCATCGATCCGGGACGGAAACGACCGGTCCGGATGGATCGAATTCGGGCGGCCGCATTCCGATTTCTTCCAGCCGGAAACCCTGGCGACCCGCATGTTCCAGCCGAAGCGGGGGCGGATGGTGATGTTTCCCGCCTATCTGTACCACCGGACCCTGCCGCTGGACGGCGACGATCACCGCATCAGCATCGCTTTCGATTTCTGTACGCCGGGCGCTTGAATTTTGCGGCACCAGAAATTGTACATGCCGTCGAAGGTGCGAGGGTGATCCTGTTCGATGGCGGCGTCGGCGGGGAACGGTGCGGAAAACGGCATGCAGGGGATCCGCGCGGCGAAGCTACGCGCTTTTGCGGGTCAACCGGCCGGCCTCGAAATACGGGGCCAGATAGCGGCCTGTATAGCTTTCGGGAACCCGGGCGACCTCTTCCGGCGTGCCGGCCGCTACGATCCGGCCGCCGCCGCCGCCGCCTTCCGGGCCCAGGTCGATGACATGGTCGGCGGTCTTGATGACTTCCAGGTTATGTTCGATGACGACGACGGTGTTGCCCTGGTCGACCAGCGCCTGCAGCACTTCGAGCAGTTTGCGGACATCCTCGAAATGCAGCCCGGTGGTCGGCTCGTCCAGGATATATAAAGTACGGCCGGTGGCCCGTCGGGAAAGCTCCTTGGCCAGTTTCACCCGCTGCGCCTCGCCGCCGGACAGGGTTGTGGCCTGCTGCCCCACCTTGATATAGCCGAGCCCGACCCGCTGCAGCATGGCCATCTTGTCGCGAATCGACGGCACGGCCTTGAAGGTTTCCGCCGCTTCGTCGACCGTCATCGACAGGACATCCGCGATGGAATGTTCCCGGAAGGTCACTTCCAGCGTTTCCCGGTTGTAGCGCTGTCCCTTGCAGGCATCGCACTGGACATAGATATCCGGCAGGAAATGCATCTCGATCTTGATGACGCCGTCGCCCTGGCAGGATTCGCAGCGGCCGCCCTTGACGTTGAAGGAGAACCGGCCCGCCGCGTAACCCCGGGCGCGGGCCTCGGGCAGGTTGGCGAACCAGTCCCGGATTGGCGTGAAGGCGCCGGTATAGGTCGCGGGATTGGAGCGCGGCGTGCGGCCGATCGGCGACTGGTCGATGTCGATGACCTTGTCCAGGTGCTCCACGCCCGTGATGGAGTCATGGGCGGCGCCGCCCTGCCGGGCGCCGTTCAACTGGCGGGCCAGGGCCTTGTACAGGGTGTCGATGATCAGGGTCGACTTGCCGCTGCCGGAAACGCCCGTCACGCAGGTAAAGACGCCGAGCGGGATTTCCGCATCGACATCCAGCAGGTTGTTCGCCGAGGCCCGCTCGACCCGCAGGGACCTTCCTTTCTTCGCCTTGCGCCGCCGCGCCGGAATCTCGATCCGCCGCGCGCCGGTCAGGTACTGGCCGGTCAGGCTTTCGGGACAGCGCAGCACCTCTTCCGGCAGGCCGGCGGCGACGACATGGCCGCCATGCACCCCGGCGCCGGGCCCCATATCGACCAGGTAGTCCGCCGACCGGATGGCGTCCTCGTCATGTTCGACGACGATCACCGTATTGCCGAGGTCGCGCAGGCGCTTCAGCGTCTCCAGCAGACGCTCATTATCGCGCTGGTGCAGTCCGATGGACGGCTCGTCGAGAACATACAGCACCCCGGTCAGGCCGGACCCGATCTGCGAGGCGAGGCGGATGCGCTGGCTTTCGCCGCCGGACAGGGTTGCCGAGGACCGGCTGAGCGTCAGGTAATTCAGCCCGACATCGACCAGAAATCCCAGCCGCTCGTTGATTTCCTTCAGGATGCGCGTGCCGATCTCAAGCTGCTTGTCGGTCAGCTTTGCGCCGAGCGCCGCAAACCAGTCCCGCGCCTCGAGGATGGACTTATCCGCGATGGCGCTGATATGCGCGCCGTCGATTTTCACCGCCAGCGCTTCCGGTTTCAGCCGCGCGCCGCCGCAGGCCTCGCAGTCGCTGACGCTGTGATACTTGCCCAGCTCATCGCGCAGCCAGGCGCTGTCCGTTTCATGCCAGCGCCGGGTCATGTTCGGCAGGACGCCCTCGAAGGGTTTCTTCGTACTATAGGTCCTGACCCCGTCGTCGAAGGTCATGGTGACGGCGGTATTGCCGGTGCCGTTCAGGATGGCGTTCTTCACCGCTTTGGGCAGGTCGGCGAACGGGGTGCCCATATCGACCTTGTAATGCGCCGCCAGGCTTTGCAGCGTCTGCCGGTAATAGGGCGAGGTCGAGCCGGTCCAGGGCGCGATGGCTATGGCCAGCGGCTTGCCCGGATCCGGCACGACGAGGTCGGCATCCACATGCATCGTGGTGCCCAGACCGTCGCAGGCGGGGCAGGCGCCGAACGGGTTGTTGAAGGAAAACAGCCGCGGTTCGATCTCGTCGATCGTGAAGCCCG
It contains:
- a CDS encoding putative 2OG-Fe(II) oxygenase; protein product: MSVRKQIERIRALAAAGDFAGACALGRSVYTKNPANIPLGLIYAQALLGGGDNGAAADVLAKMTGNRKAPADVFLMRAHALMQLRRLDECLETVMSGLKKFPDHPDLLNNAGVLNDMLKRPAGAETCFRQLTRVQPRRGGAYLGLGNALRQQGRYDDALQAYETAVALEPGNPAPQVNRANMLGQMGEGARAQAAYREILQRFPQRKDVLSNFAASLANSGDHAGAAELYESYIESRPDDFDANLSWGKALLKSGNAAAAETVFAAMASAWPDRTGICPELINACLKNGAEALAREYQAMYRVKFPASADVYSCDTILDAASGGRDTALNEVRYDADIQAAEIAVPDGYADGESFWDAVCAAVYAHPSLRESPPEHATREGFHSDNLAEEPVAPALRDLIAAIEDNVRDYAARRADAGNPFFDNLSLEGNLFRMWAVVMRRGGHQEAHIHPSSRISGVVYAKVPPSIRDGNDRSGWIEFGRPHSDFFQPETLATRMFQPKRGRMVMFPAYLYHRTLPLDGDDHRISIAFDFCTPGA
- a CDS encoding tetratricopeptide repeat protein, which gives rise to MAGRISDKRRRRQRDSFIRKLLRQPVSRSGGDSGRSRSGATARDLTDAGQQFHAGLFRDTEESCIRILTRDRDIPEALRLLALCCFRTGAQGPAEDLLRRAIEIAPDDGEAHAELGLVYGQQGKFDAAISCFRASLERRPDDLPTLHNLGYACVQTGAFDDAVGVFRKAIALSPDTGILHMNCGGALQQAGRLEEAEACYRRAIELEPDSADCQVNLGSLLGRMNRLDESLRAFERAVALSPEHRSAIRSIGDTCLKTGDHAEAARALNRVVQLAPDDLKARFDLTHALALSGRTAEAVAVGEAAIALAPPSAENLITLTIAYLCDRNHRAALETCDMILAGDPGHCAALAFKSTALNEMGCAAEAQYLLDADSLVRCFDLAPPDGYRDIGAFNRALCEHIRNHPTLYHSKTNRSLNNGQATLELLDGEKGPFADFEEMILGTIAQYQAVVDADPSHPFLQSPPQDHHLEVWANIMDSDGFHDTHFHPTGWLSGTYYPSLPPLDAGQARENAGCIEFGRSLYSIPTTRDPRTRVIQPREGLVVLFPSYFGHRTLPFDSPEKRYSIAFDVVPNT
- a CDS encoding phytoene/squalene synthase family protein, which gives rise to MPRTAPDGKMLWYRIEFPEELMPEEVDSYCADLVRKYDSDRYLLTMMAPVSRRAALLAVYAFNVEIVRIRESVSESMLGAIRLQWWRDAIDALYSGRGPAHAVIRPLGEAVERHGLSQDLFHRVIDGRAADLDSTQPATLDGLVAYADETSTPLILLALEITGQREDLSAVASDAGVAWALTGLVRAIPFHLRNGWNCLPVDACARHGFAVQDLPAAAAQEKLSRVVCDISEYTGQRIAAARSARGRLTRAGLPALLPVSFAAAYQRRLERVGFNPYDARMAGPPPMIAWRLLLRLLSGRY
- the trmFO gene encoding methylenetetrahydrofolate--tRNA-(uracil(54)-C(5))-methyltransferase (FADH(2)-oxidizing) TrmFO, whose protein sequence is MEPVHIIGGGLAGSEAAWQLAHAGIPVILHEMRPVRGTDAHQTDGLAELVCSNSFRSDDAEHNAVGLLHEEMRRCHSLIMAAADFNRVPAGGALAVDRNAFSHTVTRRLEAEPLVTIAREEISGLPPASWSSVIVATGPLTAPPLSEAIRQLTGEDSLAFFDAIAPVIHRESIDFSKSWFQSRYDKGDGADYINCPLDEAQYKAFIAALRAGDVTEFHDWEKDTPYFEGCLPIEVMAERGEDTLRFGPMKPIGLTDPHTGRRAHAVVQLRQDNALGTLYNMVGFQTKLKHGAQKAIFRTIPGLESAEFARLGGIHRNTFLNSPRLLDGTLRLAQMPRLRFAGQITGVEGYLESAACGLLAGRFAAAEQRGDAPVPPPPTTALGALLAHITGGASDDTFQPMNVNFGLFPPLDVLEKNQRRRKGRRERRAGYSQRALTDLAAWLGVDQAETGVLSIPTR
- the uvrA gene encoding excinuclease ABC subunit UvrA gives rise to the protein MLTHIRVRGAREHNLKNVDVDLPRDRLIVITGLSGSGKSSLAFDTIYADGQRRYVESLSAYARQFLELMQKPDVDLIEGLSPAISIEQKTTSRNPRSTVGTVTEVYDYMRLLYARIGIPYSPATGLPIESQQVSQMVDIIMAMEEGTRLFLLAPIVRGRKGEYRKELAALQKRGYQRAKIDGEMHLIEDAPKLDKNFKHDIDIVIDRVVVRPGIESRLADSLETALALADGLVFAENAETGDRRTFSARFACPVSGFTIDEIEPRLFSFNNPFGACPACDGLGTTMHVDADLVVPDPGKPLAIAIAPWTGSTSPYYRQTLQSLAAHYKVDMGTPFADLPKAVKNAILNGTGNTAVTMTFDDGVRTYSTKKPFEGVLPNMTRRWHETDSAWLRDELGKYHSVSDCEACGGARLKPEALAVKIDGAHISAIADKSILEARDWFAALGAKLTDKQLEIGTRILKEINERLGFLVDVGLNYLTLSRSSATLSGGESQRIRLASQIGSGLTGVLYVLDEPSIGLHQRDNERLLETLKRLRDLGNTVIVVEHDEDAIRSADYLVDMGPGAGVHGGHVVAAGLPEEVLRCPESLTGQYLTGARRIEIPARRRKAKKGRSLRVERASANNLLDVDAEIPLGVFTCVTGVSGSGKSTLIIDTLYKALARQLNGARQGGAAHDSITGVEHLDKVIDIDQSPIGRTPRSNPATYTGAFTPIRDWFANLPEARARGYAAGRFSFNVKGGRCESCQGDGVIKIEMHFLPDIYVQCDACKGQRYNRETLEVTFREHSIADVLSMTVDEAAETFKAVPSIRDKMAMLQRVGLGYIKVGQQATTLSGGEAQRVKLAKELSRRATGRTLYILDEPTTGLHFEDVRKLLEVLQALVDQGNTVVVIEHNLEVIKTADHVIDLGPEGGGGGGRIVAAGTPEEVARVPESYTGRYLAPYFEAGRLTRKSA